Proteins from one Chanodichthys erythropterus isolate Z2021 chromosome 15, ASM2448905v1, whole genome shotgun sequence genomic window:
- the ndufs5 gene encoding NADH dehydrogenase [ubiquinone] iron-sulfur protein 5 — MPFVDLQSKLGINLDQWLLAQSGEQPQKRAARCHAFQKEWIECAHGIGQNRAKKECNLELEDFYECLHRRKTQQRLYEIRKQKEKMIKEGTYTPPPHHSGNEEARP, encoded by the exons ATGCCGTTCGTTGACCTTCAGTCAAAGCTTGGGATTAATCTGGACCAGTGGCTCTTAGCTCAGAGTGGGGAACAGCCACAGAAGCGGGCCGCTCGCTGCCATGCCTTTCAGAAGGAGTGGATAGAGTGCGCCCACGGCATCGGCCAGAACCGGGCCAAAAAGGAGTGCAATCTGGAGTTGGAAGACTTCTATGAGTGCTTGCACCGCCGAAAGACT CAACAACGCTTATATGAGATCCGTAAGCAGAAGGAGAAGATGATTAAAGAGGGAACGTACACTCCCCCTCCGCACCACTCAGGCAATGAAGAGGCCCGGCCGTGA